Proteins encoded together in one Plasmodium vivax chromosome 6, whole genome shotgun sequence window:
- a CDS encoding hypothetical protein (encoded by transcript PVX_110970A), whose translation MKGIIRISFCFLTLLILTCEYNLASGKVTSHPVSSLTVGSVDNDWVRGEKGSEEYKAKNYDVEVKGDSSREGGLDTHVGGDETEEGPSDERGDTDVVENEQQEEEEERVNSEDVAASGGDEEVDGEEVDDEEVDGEEVDGEEVDGEEVDGEEIDTDVMYTYVADDDVVDTEEVAHEQIAYEQEDDDAGEEPNSDEPHEEESAGSSKPYHHRKDETNEEAQRNDEADGVQMETPKPRGRDQGGQNNATPMGANHLEEANEEGEEVGNMDDEEEEKEEAEGSVPTSDAKAHHLLVGDYKKTNDVKKAAGALVETMISMLDERGEDDEVRMLAQDLADFFSTDLNTQKGDSA comes from the coding sequence ATGAAAGGCATAATTCGCATttcgttttgcttcctcACCCTGCTGATACTTACGTGTGAGTACAATTTGGCAAGCGGAAAGGTTACGAGTCACCCAGTTAGCAGTTTGACAGTCGGTTCAGTAGATAACGACTGGGTGAGGGGTGAGAAGGGAAGCGAAGAATACAAAGCGAAGAATTATGATGTGGAGGTGAAAGGGGACAGCTCCAGAGAGGGTGGGTTGGACACCCATGTGGGGGGCGACGAAACGGAGGAGGGTCCCTCGGATGAGCGGGGTGACACCGACGTTGTGGAGAATGAGCagcaggaagaagaagaagaaagggtTAACTCTGAGGATGTAGCGGCCTCGGGGGGAGATGAAGAGGTGGACGGAGAGGAAGTGGACGATGAGGAAGTGGACGGAGAGGAAGTGGACGGTGAAGAGGTAGACGGTGAGGAAGTGGACGGAGAGGAAATAGACACCGACGTGATGTACACATACGTGGCGGACGACGACGTGGTGGACACTGAAGAGGTAGCCCACGAGCAGATCGCTTACGAACAGGAGGACGATGACGCGGGGGAGGAGCCAAATTCGGACGAACCGCACGAGGAAGAAAGCGCGGGGAGCAGCAAACCTTACCATCACAGAAAAGATGAGACAAATGAAGAGGCACAGAGAAATGACGAAGCGGATGGAGTACAAATGGAGACACCTAAACCGCGTGGCAGAGACCAAGGGGGGCAGAACAATGCCACGCCTATGGGTGCAAACCATTTGGAAGAGGCAAACGAGGAGGGCGAAGAAGTAGGCAACATGgacgatgaggaagaagagaaggaagaagcagaaggatCAGTTCCAACGAGTGATGCCAAGGCACACCATCTGCTCGTTGgagattataaaaaaacgaatgatgTTAAGAAGGCAGCCGGTGCTTTAGTCGAAACGATGATTAGCATGTTGGATGAAAGGGGAGAGGATGATGAGGTAAGAATGCTGGCCCAAGATTTGGCTGACTTTTTCTCCACCGATTTGAAcacccaaaagggggactcTGCATGA
- a CDS encoding hypothetical protein, conserved (encoded by transcript PVX_110975A) translates to MPTYGQTYQLSCCLPPRSTTHMIDPSGENSPFAKNHGIDYLFRKNLHSMDGIQGKIKTIYEDFHVHEITKHNIILHLEQLIHREKINQIILQNEEDEREKLITSISQTELHIRELAKYVNKHNVKTFRRFLTLLQDIYQLKVKSEAGELPRDDVKKVSTPYCLFVHLDEMPSQEESHVDENGGAIPGEEPPCSDGLPPEEPSDGNKAARRNIHNVIKQYYPFLLTETKSVPQGQSVLSHGNILQGNANCENNSAEFVSEKGASTHIGEEKAATHISAIQIYPSLNCLKTILPQDIFNKLKGNAKKSRFSQNDELENIICQKLDQMEEKKKITKLPEQGRQFYREEFAPEDSDTATGFFENKKRKIECGTLSQSFDDDCPGGGNKKGRGEKEVEAAGEAEGGATTANLRENPPRDDARDKAKGGDPPKETTPTWEEEGVPPTGVSKNVNAGHTDCNQLSHEELSENVAEGNFLHKLNDHRKKKSEQKKGKKYLHFNLYKENKDICEVLHKIKINLKKKNGDISYCGIKDKRGITVQRFCIHKARKVDLFRLIMGGDCDGRDRGRSGHRSDGRSGHRNDGRGRATPWCNNVYVSNLSYAKRKLSLGDLKGNFFKVLIRGVEDSSEEKFCVLTDNFRKAGFVNYFGHQRFGSKQIKNYEIGICILKKNYKQALFHVVENAGLDSSKKARLVEYLNEVEGGRLVVDEGGATHQVEDKRGAANRVVDNGGATHQVVNKAEAVVPATPNDESHAWKDEKDGQAEGSQNDLQQKGGPTAHLQNDLQQEGGPTAHLQNDAHQKGDPTAHLQNDAHQKGDPTAHLQNDAHQKGGPTAHLQNGALPPQNSAKQPFFKKKKEKKTNATPRSNAKEEQNKLPKDISEILNSISSHSHVEKTILCSLKNDKNFKNAFMNLPKDIFSLFIHSAQSLIFNILADIRMKKYGFSVVVGDLIESTRNNDEVPTSDSSTEHHSDESEGDEPPYETNVIIVTHENISSYNIYDVVLPLPGDKNFLFPPNLIDQYKSVLSSLHLSLDDFRSEKNFFSAPGGYRKVVVKPRDVKSLFIKSGAAGEGRIPFIRSDLSRLMEGEGRGANSAARSEGPKGDAANLAAKSEGPKGDAANLAEEIQRHITFVRSDAYHEYLVKEVPNYRTTASVLLTCSLPKSSYITVALLEVLNG, encoded by the coding sequence ATGCCTACATATGGACAGACGTATCAACTGTCATGCTGTTTACCCCCCCGCTCCACTACCCATATGATCGACCCCAGTGGAGAGAATTCCCCCTTCGCCAAAAACCATGGCATCGATTACCTGTTTAGAAAAAACCTCCACAGCATGGACGGCATccaagggaaaataaaaaccatCTACGAAGATTTCCATGTGCACGAAATTACCAAACACAACATCATCTTGCACTTGGAACAGCTCATacatagggaaaaaattaaccaaataattctccaaaatgaggaggacgaGAGGGAGAAATTAATCACCAGCATCTCCCAAACGGAGTTACACATTCgtgagctagccaaatatgtaaataaacaCAATGTGAAAACGTTCAGGCGATTCCTCACCCTTTTGCAAGACATATATCAGCTAAAGGTGAAGAGTGAGGCGGGTGAGTTACCGCGGGACGACGTGAAGAAAGTATCCACTCCGTACTGTCTCTTTGTACACCTGGACGAGATGCCTTCTCAGGAGGAGTCCCATGTAGATGAAAATGGGGGGGCCATTCCCGGTGAAGAACCCCCATGTAGCgatggcctcccccccgaggAACCCTCGGACGGGAACAAAGCCGCGCGAAGAAACATCCACAACGTTATAAAGCAGTATTACCCATTTCTCCTGACGGAGACGAAGAGCGTCCCCCAGGGCCAAAGTGTGCTTTCGCACGGAAACATATTACAGGGAAATGCCAACTGTGAAAATAACAGTGCAGAGTTCGTCAGCGAAAAAGGGGCCTCTACACACATCGGCGAGGAAAAGGCCGCTACACACATCAGCGCCATACAAATCTACCCTTCCCTTAACTGCCTAAAAACTATTTTGCCGCAGGatatatttaacaaattaaaaggaaatgcGAAGAAATCCCGGTTCAGCCAAAACGACGAACTGGAAAATATTATCTGCCAAAAGTTGgaccaaatggaagaaaaaaaaaaaatcacaaaattgcctgaacaggGCAGGCAGTTTTACCGCGAAGAGTTTGCCCCGGAGGACTCCGATACTGCAACGGGATTCTTCGAAAataagaaaaggaaaatagaGTGCGGGACTTTGTCTCAGAGTTTCGATGACGActgcccagggggggggaacaaaaaggggcgcgGGGAAAAGGAAGTCGAAGCGGCAGGCGAAGCGGAAGGAGGGGCCACTACTGCCAACCTTCGAGAGAATCCCCCGCGTGATGATGCAAGAGACAAAGCGAaggggggagaccccccaAAAGAGACCACCCCAACATGGGAGGAAGAGGGCGTTCCCCCCACTGGTGTtagtaaaaatgttaacGCGGGTCACACCGATTGCAACCAGCTCAGCCACGAAGAACTCTCCGAAAACGTTGCAGAGGGAAACTTCCTGCACAAGCTGAACGATcacaggaagaagaaaagcgaacagaaaaaagggaagaaatacCTGCACTTCAATTTGTACAAAGAAAACAAAGATATATGCGAAGTGCtccacaaaataaaaataaatttgaagaaaaaaaacggagacATATCCTACTGTGGGATTAAGGACAAGAGGGGCATAACGGTGCAACGGTTTTGCATTCACAAGGCGAGGAAGGTGGACCTCTTTAGGCTGATAATGGGGGGGGACTGCGACGGCCGCGatagagggagaagcggccaTAGAAGTGATGGCAGAAGCGGCCATAGAAACGATGGCAGGGGGCGCGCGACCCCCTGGTGCAACAACGTCTACGTGTCGAACCTGAGCtacgcaaaaaggaaactcTCCCTGGGCGACTTAAAGGGGAACTTCTTCAAGGTGCTAATCAGGGGCGTGGAGGACAGCTCGGAGGAGAAATTCTGCGTGCTTACGGACAACTTTAGGAAGGCAGGGTTTGTGAATTACTTCGGCCACCAACGGTTTGGCAgtaagcaaataaaaaactacGAAATTGGCATCTGCATACTGAAGAAGAACTACAAGCAGGCCCTCTTCCACGTCGTTGAGAATGCCGGGCTGGACAGCTCCAAGAAGGCTCGCCTCGTTGAGTACTTGAACGaggtggaggggggaaggctAGTGGTAGACGAAGGGGGAGCGACGCACCAGGTGGAAGacaaaaggggagcggcaaaccGGGTGGTAGACAACGGGGGAGCGACGCACCAGGTGGTAAACAAAGCTGAGGCCGTCGTTCCGGCCACACCCAATGATGAGTCACACGCGTGGAAAGACGAGAAGGATGGTCAGGCAGAAGGAAGCCAAAACGACTTGCAACAAAAGGGAGGCCCAACCGCACATCTTCAAAACGACTTGCAACAAGAGGGAGGCCCAACCGCTCATCTTCAAAACGACGCGCATCAAAAGGGAGACCCAACCGCTCATCTTCAAAACGACGCGCATCAAAAGGGAGACCCAACCGCTCATCTTCAAAATGATGCTCATCAAAAGGGAGGCCCAACCGCTCATCTTCAGAACGGCGCTCTTCCCCCACAAAATTCAGCAAAAcaacccttttttaaaaaaaaaaaagaaaaaaaaacgaacgcCACCCCCCGCAGCAACGCAAAAGAAGAGCAAAACAAACTGCCGAAGGACATTTCCGAAATTTTAAACTCCATTTCGAGTCACTCCCATGTAGAAAAAACAATTCTGTGCtccttaaaaaatgataaaaattttaaaaatgcatttatGAATTTACCCaaggatattttttccctctttatACATTCTGCCCAAAGTCTCATTTTCAACATCCTTGCGGATATTCGGATGAAGAAGTATGGCTTTAGCGTCGTGGTTGGCGATTTAATAGAGTCCACTCGTAACAATGATGAGGTTCCCACCAGTGACAGTTCCACTGAGCATCACTCAGATGAGTCCGAAGGGGACGAACCTCCATATGAAACGAACGTAATAATAGTGACCCacgaaaatatttcttcgtacaatatatatgatgTTGTTTTGCCTTTACCAGgagataaaaattttttgtttcctccgAACCTGATAGACCAATACAAATCTGTTTTGAGCAGTTTGCACTTATCGTTAGATGACTTTCGGTCTGAAAAGAACTTCTTCAGTGCACCCGGCGGGTATCGGAAGGTCGTTGTAAAGCCTCGTGATGTGAAgtccctttttattaaaagcgGCGCAGCGGGGGAGGGCAGGATTCCCTTCATACGGAGCGATTTGAGCCGCCTGATGGAGGGGGAGGGTCGGGGGGCCAACTCAGCGGCGAGGAGTGAAGGGCCAAAAGGGGATGCCGCCAACTTAGCGGCGAAGAGTGAAGGGCCAAAAGGGGATGCCGCCAACTTAGCGGAGGAAATCCAGAGGCACATCACCTTCGTCCGGAGTGACGCCTACCACGAGTACCTAGTTAAGGAGGTGCCCAACTACCGAACGACGGCCTCCGTCCTTTTGACTTGCTCCCTCCCCAAATCGTCCTACATCACGGTGGCCCTCCTGGAGGTGCTGAACGGTTAG
- a CDS encoding hypothetical protein (encoded by transcript PVX_110965A) produces the protein MKNTVCLIFCLFFLNQFSCGDREETVDAVPNVGVLNLEKPTLRALLAENPGGVSEGVDNEEVASEEVANEDVVSDDLPVDSVAAEEVPPEVVPLEEVSTEEVPSEEDPSEEDPSEEDPSDDAPSAPSAPAAEEQNQEAEEVPPAANAEPSDDSPVEVVDGEDSVVEEEEGQHVEQDVPAVQEEEGQEEAHQESCSDCSAPCSPGATECESKCSENCNCDGACPEDCAVDEGCEAVDCSEGSDGSDGPACDACQKESEDEQPEEGVDAAAGVSSEVEQQAEQGVAPLAVEEDSEGDEPENEEDSDGEETDDVLSEIFRGLRNVADKEETVLEENEEAAGEQAVDENGQQQEGEAYEGEGAGEAAPGEDGEEVAEGQNAEAPSSDTSSNDSGIGSVTTETENLVDDLMNLLNSDNGVDQSLKVLAQDMAQYFLNHLNAESEVA, from the coding sequence ATGAAAAACACCGTTTGCCTAATTTtctgtttatttttcctaaacCAGTTTTCGTGCGGAGACAGGGAGGAAACCGTCGACGCCGTCCCGAATGTGGGGGTTCTGAATTTGGAGAAGCCGACTTTGAGGGCGCTCCTGGCGGAGAATCCGGGGGGGGTCAGCGAGGGGGTAGACAACGAGGAAGTTGCCAGTGAGGAGGTTGCCAACGAGGATGTCGTTAGTGATGACTTACCCGTCGACAGCGTGGCCGCCGAAGAAGTGCCACCTGAAGTGGTCCCCTTAGAAGAAGTCTCCACAGAAGAAGTCCCCTCAGAAGAAGACCCCTCAGAAGAAGACCCCTCAGAAGAAGACCCCTCAGATGACGCTCCATCCGCCCCCTCAGCGCCAGCTGCAGAAGAGCAGAATcaagaagcggaggaagtCCCCCCCGCAGCCAATGCAGAACCGAGTGATGACTCCCCCGTCGAAGTTGTTGACGGTGAGGATTCCGTAgtagaggaagaggagggacAGCACGTAGAGCAGGACGTCCCCGCGGTgcaggaagaggaaggcCAGGAGGAGGCCCACCAGGAAAGCTGCAGCGACTGCAGTGCACCTTGCTCACCAGGAGCCACAGAATGTGAAAGCAAATGCTCAGAAAATTGCAACTGTGATGGTGCATGTCCAGAGGACTGTGCCGTTGATGAGGGCTGCGAAGCCGTTGATTGTTCGGAAGGTTCAGACGGCTCAGACGGCCCCGCATGTGACGCTTGCCAGAAGGAAAGTGAAGATGAGCAGCCAGAAGAGGGTGTGGACGCCGCCGCTGGTGTTTCTTCCGAGGTAGAGCAGCAAGCCGAACAAGGTGTAGCTCCCCTCGCAGTTGAAGAAGATTCGGAGGGAGACGAACccgaaaatgaagaggactcGGATGGCGAAGAGACAGACGATGTGCTAAGTGAAATATTTAGGGGCCTCAGAAATGTTGCAGATAAGGAAGAAACCGTTTTggaggaaaatgaagaggcgGCAGGCGAACAGGCAGTCGATGAAAATGGGCAGCAACAGGAGGGAGAGGCATACGAAGGGGAAGGTGCCGGAGAAGCTGCACCCGGTGAAGATGGTGAAGAAGTCGCGGAGGGACAAAATGCAGAAGCCCCTTCCAGTGACACCTCATCAAACGACAGCGGAATCGGTAGCGTTACCACAGAAACTGAAAACTTGGTAGACGACTTGATGAACCTGCTGAACTCAGATAACGGAGTGGACCAGTCCCTCAAGGTGTTAGCACAGGACATGGCTCAATACTTCTTAAATCACTTGAACGCGGAAAGTGAAGTTGCATGA
- a CDS encoding hypothetical protein (encoded by transcript PVX_110960A): MKALWKVPFCLSLWNILIYSNCAKVTNADQLKTSLRNGFGQTGNLTGHGEGFSVQGNDNEEVDSGGLGHAAKEVLGDTLETGPAAAAAAAKNCPDNAQGCEGGDKCTHTKATPAVNHSTCKEEKCEHSVADCPAKNSKNKCETCKGKDCNPCPGEGEETDKKCQGQQCKICQGKCCVECKGKDSNGCTKPTCEVCGGKGFVKCSTEEMTHVSAVCPLTCTTVDCAQCKEGGCVKCTQCGGDTSKMAACTVCKGTGCTTHPGATTVPCPAECTDPCPGEDSTPCTDPCCTPCPGETSPGGAAPGCTTPGPQENCAELVKPDCNPCPGVGDGGCKGNSCTLCGGCCCVVCPGKGEEQCPGKKCETCQGKGYVVCKGENSSNVCKGEGCETCKGKRCVECPGKDKNPCPGKECTVCAGKGCIKCPGENNVECPLKGCEVCSENGFIECTETDNNKCPRTKPIKCPNAVGVNCTNADCDVCKRRTITATSVTDQAPAIESTTPVVSQQTVAVQAGPPPDPNSLQEVNTSEKDKDVSSKEEEVLVEKGVEDDAQDGGHDDDTGEGGETDSANQDDVSLEYDDEEVEEENEDAEYSQQITETQNGKSNSPTVGLESLISDATVHDALAEQCKDNVQGKKEAEAFVNTLLDLLDGSNSAADNAIKNLADDISQFLLK, encoded by the coding sequence ATGAAGGCCTTGTGGAAGgtccctttttgcctttccctctggaacattttaatttactcAAATTGTGCGAAGGTGACCAACGCAGATCAGCTGAAAACCAGTTTGAGAAATGGCTTTGGGCAGACTGGCAATTTGACCGGTCATGGGGAGGGGTTCTCCGTGCAGGGGAATGACAATGAGGAAGTGGACTCGGGCGGGCTCGGCCATGCAGCAAAAGAGGTTTTGGGCGATACATTGGAAACAGGGcctgcagcagcagcagcggcggCTAAGAACTGTCCGGACAATGCACAAGGATGCGAAGGTGGGGATAAATGTACTCACACAAAGGCCACCCCAGCTGTCAATCACTCTACTTgtaaggaagaaaaatgtgaacattCAGTAGCCGACTGTCCTGCcaaaaattccaaaaataaatgtgaaaCGTGCAAGGGAAAAGATTGCAATCCGTGCCcaggggaaggagaagaaacggATAAGAAGTGTCAAGGACAACAGTGCAAAATATGCCAAGGTAAATGTTGTGTTGAATGTAAAGGCAAAGATAGCAATGGATGTACTAAACCAACTTGCGAAGTATGCGGTGGAAAAGGATTCGTTAAATGTTCAACGGAAGAGATGACCCACGTTTCAGCTGTCTGTCCTCTCACTTGCACCACAGTAGATTGCGCTCAGTGTAAAGAAGGCGGTTGTGTTAAATGTACACAATGTGGGGGCGATACATCCAAGATGGCCGCATGCACCGTTTGCAAAGGAACGGGGTGCACTACGCACCCCGGAGCAACCACAGTGCCTTGCCCTGCCGAATGTACTGATCCTTGCCCAGGGGAGGATAGTACGCCGTGTACGGACCCATGCTGTACTCCATGCCCAGGGGAAACCAGCCCTGGGGGTGCAGCTCCAGGATGCACTACTCCAGGCCCACAGGAAAACTGCGCTGAGCTTGTAAAGCCAGATTGTAATCCATGCCCAGGGGTAGGTGATGGAGGATGCAAAGGAAACAGTTGCACATTATGTGGGGGATGCTGTTGTGTGGTATGTCCTGGTAAAGGTGAAGAACAGTGcccaggaaaaaaatgtgagacGTGCCAAGGAAAAGGCTATGTTGTAtgtaaaggggaaaacagtTCTAATGTGTGTAAGGGAGAAGGTTGTGAAACTTGCAAAGGAAAACGTTGTGTGGAATGCCCgggaaaagacaaaaatcCATGCCCGGGAAAAGAATGCACTGTATGTGCAGGAAAGGGATGCATCAAGTGTCCTGGTGAAAATAATGTCGAATGTCCACTGAAGGGATGTGAAGTATGTTCTGAGAATGGCTTTATCGAGTGCACAGAAACAGACAATAACAAATGCCCAAGAACGAAGCCGATTAAATGTCCCAACGCAGTGGGGGTAAATTGCACCAATGCAGATTGTGATGTGTGTAAAAGAAGAACCATAACTGCAACTTCGGTGACAGATCAGGCTCCCGCTATAGAATCAACGACACCTGTTGTGAGCCAACAAACAGTTGCTGTGCAGGCCGGACCGCCACCAGACCCTAACAGCTTACAAGAAGTAAATACCAGTGAGAAAGATAAGGATGTCAGttcgaaggaggaagaagtgtTGGTGGAAAAGGGGGTTGAGGACGACGCACAGGATGGTGGGCACGATGACGACACGGGGGAAGGGGGCGAAACGGATAGCGCAAATCAAGACGATGTGAGTTTGGAGtatgacgatgaggaggtagaggaagaaaatgaagacgcAGAATATTCGCAACAGATAACAGAAACGCAGAATGGGAAAAGCAACTCCCCTACTGTGGGACTTGAATCTCTAATCAGCGACGCCACCGTCCATGATGCTCTGGCGGAACAGTGCAAGGACAACGTGCAGGGAAAGAAAGAAGCCGAGGCCTTCGTGAACACTCTGCTGGATTTACTAGACGGTAGCAACAGCGCAGCTGATAATGCCATCAAGAATTTGGCTGACGACATTTCGCAATTCCTCCTCAAGTGA